In Bradyrhizobium guangdongense, the sequence CCTTGTACAGCGCATTGCCGGTGCAAAGCGATTTGTAGACGCCCGATTGCAGCACGAGCTTGAACTCGGGGCTCGGCGTCGACAGGTCGTAGCAATAGGGCCAGCCATAGTGCCGGCCCTGTTCGATCGCATTGATCTCCTCGTTCGGCTTGAAAATATCGGGCAGGTCGCGGCCATTCTCGCCTTGCAGGAAAGCGTAGCCGGCGTCCGGAAAATTCGGGTGCAGTGCCAGCGCCATCGAGTTGCGCAAGCCCCGCGCGTAGATCGTGTGCGGCGGATCGGAATCGTTCGGCTTCAACGCCGGAAAGATGCCGCCTGACGGCGGTGTGAACAGCCAGATCGCGGCCATCGCGGAGGCGCCTTCGGCTGCCGCGCAAGGCTTCGTGATCGGTGCCGGCGTGATGCAATCGTCGTTGTGGGCCCCGATGTTGACGAACAGCCGCCCGATGCGATCGAACACGAACTGCTTCAGCGGATGCGCCGCCTCGTCGAGCTTCGTCCCATCAGGTAGCGTGATGCGCCGGCCCGGCATGTGACGGACGATGGTCTCCACCGTGCCGCGCGGATTGTCCGCAAGAGGATCGAAACGGAAGATGGTCTCTGCGGTCGACGCATAGAGTTTCTTGTCCGGCCCGACCACGAGGCCGAACGGATATTCGACGCCGGTCAGGAGTTCCTTGAACCGCTGGCCACTGGGCGCATGGGGGTCGAGCAGCAGCAGCCGTCCGTCGGCGTGACCCCAGCCCCCCATGTCGGCAACCACGAACATGTCGCGACCGGGCAGCTGGATGATCGAGCGCGGAAATTTCAGATGGTCCTCCTCGCTCGCGACAAGGCCAGCGCAGAAGCCCGCCTTCATGTCGATCTGGAGCCTGGGAAAGGCGAGATCGCCGCTGCCGCAAGTCTCCGTTCCCAGCGCATAGCCGCTTTTTCTGACCGGTTCGGACGCGGCGGGCGAAGCGACGCCGAGAATGATCGCGGCCAGGGCGGCAACACCCACGCGCAAGCTTCGGCGTCTATCCTGCAATGTGACCTGATTCACAGCGGCCTCCGCGACTTTCGGTCGAAGCTTGTTCCATGCCGTGCGGGCCTCGTCCAGTTGAACATCACCGGCCTGTGATCAAACCCGCCAGGCGCGTGGTGCCGACCAACTTCCGTAGATTCCCTTACCGGGGTTGGCCCGAATGTTTTTCGCTTCGTTGGGGTGGTACCGATGTGCCGTCCAGTTCGCTTTCCAGAGGAGGCGTCTATGGTTCAGATGTATTTCCACTGCTCGAATGCTGAAGGCACGTTGATCGATCGCTACGGCACCGCAGTCGCCAACCTCACCGAGGCGCGCGATCGCGCCGCCCAGATCATGCGCTCGATGATCCTGACGCCCGGCGCCGAAGACTGGCGCGATTGGGTGATTCACATCAGCGACGACGACGGCGAAGAGATTCTGGACCTTCCCTTCACGGCCATGCTCGGCAAGCCGCATTGAGGTGATGCCGTGCTGTTC encodes:
- a CDS encoding DUF6894 family protein, which codes for MVQMYFHCSNAEGTLIDRYGTAVANLTEARDRAAQIMRSMILTPGAEDWRDWVIHISDDDGEEILDLPFTAMLGKPH